A window of the Armatimonadota bacterium genome harbors these coding sequences:
- a CDS encoding WG repeat-containing protein gives MMRRAITVAAILAVIVGVGWIIIPWFDCGCPPPREYQVKWGFIDKTGNLVIKPQYGRARGFSDGLAWVGEWEKYGFPNRHPGTRSSAYIDKMGKVVIRNDDGDMGSFCDGLAVITHRRGILGTLTDRDTGKAGYIDRTGEVVIPERFDAARAFSEGMAAVRIGGRDTDKWGYIDKTGKLIIEPRFDEAHQFSEGFAVVDLTQDYCGGPYNFVDKSGRLLSPKPLDGAHDFADGFARIKIGDREGRIDRSGRITWSSVELREFHDGLATVSVEDDARVSLRIGFVDGTGKMVIPARYAYANDFSEGLAAVQVNVGTKWGFIDKTGKFVIPPRFDRAGSFYEGMACVKVGDKWGYIDKTGGMVIRPQFDGARRFSEGLARVGFARGRYLDSCRPDEK, from the coding sequence ATGATGCGGAGAGCAATCACAGTTGCCGCAATCCTCGCAGTCATCGTAGGGGTCGGATGGATCATCATACCGTGGTTTGACTGCGGATGCCCTCCCCCCCGTGAGTACCAAGTAAAATGGGGCTTCATCGACAAGACCGGCAACCTCGTGATCAAGCCCCAGTATGGCCGCGCCCGAGGCTTCTCCGACGGCCTTGCGTGGGTCGGAGAATGGGAGAAGTACGGCTTCCCGAACCGACACCCGGGTACCAGATCAAGCGCATATATTGACAAGATGGGCAAGGTTGTCATTCGGAACGACGATGGTGATATGGGCTCCTTCTGCGACGGACTCGCCGTGATAACGCACCGCAGGGGGATTCTGGGCACCCTGACGGACAGAGACACTGGCAAAGCCGGATACATCGACCGCACCGGCGAGGTGGTCATCCCCGAACGCTTCGACGCTGCACGTGCCTTCTCCGAAGGCATGGCAGCGGTAAGGATCGGCGGCCGTGACACAGACAAGTGGGGCTACATAGACAAGACCGGCAAACTGATCATCGAACCACGATTCGACGAAGCACATCAGTTCTCCGAGGGATTTGCCGTGGTCGATCTGACACAGGACTACTGCGGCGGGCCGTACAACTTCGTCGACAAGAGCGGTAGGCTACTCAGTCCGAAGCCGCTGGATGGCGCTCATGATTTCGCCGACGGGTTTGCTCGGATCAAGATTGGCGACAGAGAAGGTCGGATAGACAGGAGCGGACGGATCACCTGGTCGTCCGTTGAGCTTAGGGAGTTCCACGACGGACTGGCCACGGTCAGCGTTGAGGACGATGCTCGCGTGTCCCTTAGGATCGGCTTTGTCGACGGGACCGGCAAGATGGTCATCCCAGCCAGATACGCCTATGCCAATGACTTCTCAGAGGGTCTGGCTGCCGTGCAGGTCAATGTCGGCACCAAGTGGGGCTTCATCGACAAGACCGGGAAATTCGTCATCCCACCCCGCTTCGACAGGGCCGGTTCTTTCTACGAAGGGATGGCGTGCGTGAAGGTCGGCGACAAGTGGGGGTATATCGACAAGACCGGCGGGATGGTCATCAGACCTCAGTTTGACGGCGCGCGCCGATTCTCAGAAGGACTGGCACGCGTGGGGTTCGCCAGGGGGCGATACTTGGATTCATGCCGCCCGGACGAGAAGTAG
- a CDS encoding Gfo/Idh/MocA family oxidoreductase: protein MNERLSRRDFLRTSAAAAGGVALLGTGSISDAADSAGRVRIAVIGCGGMGNAHIGALQNLKNGGYPVDIVAVSDVYQPRLEAAASRTGGEPYKDYRKIIARKDVDAVSIATPDHWHSRMTIEAADSGKDVYCEKPMTHWRDLKEAQDVVTAVSRNKRVMQVGTQFMSSSIWEQANERIRAGAIGDLVHAQASDMRNGRIGLYDPNSNDGQADPNTNLDWDMWLGPAKKVPWHPGRFFAFRSFWDYSGGCGTDFLPHLLTPLVRTMGLELPKRVTATGGRYAWKDGAEIPDIFTITMEYPNGPSVLLMASLANNSGIPMVVRGHRGTINLELTSATIEAQRAVGNEAETEQITAERGWSLEEHFRDFLDCVKSRRKPRSNEVFGYRVMTALHMAIHSFRQDKVMEFDPSKGEARAV from the coding sequence ATGAACGAGAGATTATCCCGGCGCGATTTCCTCAGGACGTCCGCCGCTGCCGCAGGAGGCGTCGCCCTGCTCGGCACCGGCTCGATCTCGGATGCGGCCGACTCGGCCGGCCGTGTCCGCATCGCAGTCATCGGCTGCGGTGGAATGGGCAATGCCCACATCGGCGCCCTGCAGAATCTCAAGAACGGCGGCTACCCGGTGGATATCGTAGCCGTTTCAGACGTGTATCAACCTCGTCTGGAAGCCGCAGCGTCTCGGACGGGCGGCGAGCCGTACAAGGACTACCGCAAGATCATCGCCCGCAAAGACGTCGACGCGGTGAGCATCGCCACGCCTGACCACTGGCACTCGCGCATGACCATCGAGGCCGCCGACTCGGGCAAAGATGTCTACTGCGAGAAGCCCATGACGCACTGGCGCGACCTGAAGGAAGCGCAGGACGTCGTCACCGCCGTTTCGCGGAACAAACGCGTCATGCAGGTAGGCACCCAGTTCATGTCCAGCAGCATCTGGGAGCAGGCTAACGAGAGGATCAGAGCCGGTGCGATCGGCGACCTCGTCCACGCCCAGGCTTCGGATATGCGAAACGGCCGCATAGGTCTCTACGATCCGAACAGCAATGACGGCCAGGCCGACCCGAATACAAACCTCGACTGGGATATGTGGCTCGGCCCGGCGAAGAAGGTCCCCTGGCATCCCGGCAGGTTCTTCGCGTTCCGCTCCTTCTGGGACTACTCCGGCGGCTGCGGAACCGACTTTCTGCCGCATCTCCTGACGCCGCTCGTCCGCACGATGGGGCTCGAACTCCCGAAGCGTGTGACCGCCACCGGCGGCCGCTACGCCTGGAAAGACGGCGCGGAGATTCCCGACATCTTCACCATCACCATGGAATACCCGAACGGTCCTTCCGTGCTGCTGATGGCGTCCCTCGCCAACAACTCCGGCATCCCCATGGTTGTCCGGGGACACCGAGGCACGATCAACCTCGAACTGACGAGCGCTACGATCGAGGCTCAGAGGGCGGTCGGGAACGAGGCCGAGACCGAGCAGATCACCGCTGAGCGAGGTTGGTCTCTCGAGGAGCACTTCCGCGACTTCCTGGACTGCGTGAAGAGTCGCAGGAAGCCCCGAAGCAACGAGGTGTTCGGCTATCGGGTTATGACAGCGCTCCACATGGCCATTCATTCCTTCCGGCAAGACAAGGTCATGGAGTTTGATCCGTCGAAGGGCGAGGCCAGGGCAGTCTAG
- a CDS encoding DNA polymerase, with protein MSDTQTILFGFDPTEGITAVEALESEVVLYVRRGSAVTAVREPFRPWLIVANPEDIPSDWKTVEVSELSGEGYRHLATFPNWKAFLTARETLRGKGADHLAYLNPEKQYLMQSGRTLFKGMTFEEVHRMQFDIETSSLVSDDEGGRILLVAVSDNLGFEAILDGDEAELLRSFVKTVRDRDPDVLEGHNVFGFDLPYISARAKRLGVRLTLGRDGSEMTYGSERNCPIGGNSRPFVPAYVHGRHIIDTLFSTQRFDVAKGQLDRYGLKECARVYGLAEPERVYIPGDRIAGLWATDPETIKLYARHDVRETRKLAALVCPAEFYLTQMSPDSYQAVATTGTGEKINAILIREYLRRGHAISWPQSGRAVAGGYTEIRMAGLVRRVVKCDVESLYPSLMLSMRIKPESDVLDVFLPALEELTRRRFEAKSRAKSESLPEDEKHYWDGLQNSFKILINSFYGYLGSPAFNFNDMDAAERITSSGQRLVLQIADSIERLGGHVIEIDTDGVYFQPPESVESLEAEEALIEEIGRGLPEGIRLAHDGRYAAMLSLKIKNYVLIGYDGAKTFKGASVRSRADEPFGREFISSAVDLLVKGDMQGIGRMYKELTDRIVRRELPVEQFARRERITQRTFSSAQRKRLALVARGLRVGEYITVYEKEDGTLGLIEEYARDEDTEKVLDKLYKFACRLREAFGPEFDTLFPNPSRSARLRKAEAAGQQSLF; from the coding sequence ATGTCAGACACGCAGACAATCCTGTTCGGATTCGATCCAACCGAGGGGATCACCGCCGTCGAGGCTCTTGAGTCGGAGGTCGTCCTCTACGTCCGGCGGGGGAGCGCCGTCACAGCTGTACGCGAGCCTTTTCGTCCCTGGCTGATAGTTGCCAACCCCGAGGACATCCCGTCCGACTGGAAGACCGTCGAGGTGAGCGAACTCTCGGGCGAGGGTTACCGCCATCTAGCGACATTCCCCAACTGGAAGGCCTTCCTGACTGCGCGCGAGACCCTGCGCGGGAAGGGCGCGGATCACCTCGCCTACTTGAACCCTGAGAAGCAGTACCTGATGCAGTCGGGCAGAACGCTCTTCAAGGGCATGACCTTCGAGGAAGTCCACCGGATGCAGTTCGACATCGAGACGTCGAGCCTCGTCTCCGATGATGAAGGCGGACGGATTCTGCTGGTGGCGGTGTCCGACAACCTGGGGTTCGAGGCGATACTGGACGGCGATGAGGCGGAACTGCTGCGGAGTTTCGTTAAGACCGTGCGGGATCGCGACCCGGACGTGCTCGAAGGGCACAACGTCTTCGGGTTCGACCTCCCATACATCTCGGCGCGAGCAAAGAGACTGGGTGTCCGGCTGACCCTCGGGCGCGACGGCTCAGAGATGACCTACGGGTCGGAGCGGAACTGCCCGATCGGAGGGAACTCCCGTCCCTTCGTACCGGCCTATGTCCACGGCAGACACATCATTGACACGCTCTTCTCGACCCAGAGGTTCGACGTCGCCAAGGGTCAGCTCGATCGGTACGGCCTGAAGGAATGCGCGCGGGTCTACGGCCTCGCCGAGCCGGAGCGTGTCTACATTCCGGGCGACCGCATCGCGGGGCTCTGGGCGACCGACCCCGAGACGATCAAGCTCTACGCGCGGCACGACGTCCGGGAGACGCGGAAGCTCGCGGCGCTCGTCTGCCCGGCGGAGTTCTACCTGACGCAGATGTCACCGGACTCGTACCAGGCGGTGGCGACCACCGGGACCGGCGAGAAGATCAACGCGATCCTGATCCGAGAGTACCTTCGCCGGGGACACGCGATCTCGTGGCCGCAGTCGGGGCGGGCGGTCGCGGGCGGATACACCGAGATTCGGATGGCGGGGCTGGTGCGCCGCGTTGTCAAGTGCGACGTCGAGAGCCTGTACCCGAGCCTTATGCTTAGTATGAGGATCAAGCCCGAGTCGGACGTACTGGACGTCTTCCTCCCCGCGCTGGAGGAGCTTACGCGCCGCAGGTTCGAGGCGAAGTCGCGGGCGAAATCCGAATCCCTGCCCGAGGATGAGAAACACTACTGGGACGGCCTTCAGAACTCGTTCAAGATCCTGATCAACTCCTTCTACGGCTACCTCGGCTCGCCGGCGTTCAACTTCAACGACATGGACGCGGCGGAGCGGATCACCTCGTCCGGGCAGCGGCTCGTGCTGCAGATAGCGGACTCGATCGAGCGGCTCGGCGGACATGTGATTGAGATTGACACCGACGGCGTCTACTTCCAGCCGCCCGAATCGGTGGAGAGCCTCGAGGCGGAGGAAGCGTTGATCGAGGAGATCGGGCGAGGACTGCCGGAGGGGATTCGCCTGGCTCACGACGGCCGGTACGCGGCAATGCTCTCGCTCAAGATCAAGAACTATGTGCTGATCGGATACGACGGCGCCAAGACCTTCAAGGGGGCGTCGGTCCGCTCTCGCGCGGACGAACCGTTCGGCCGGGAGTTCATCTCCTCGGCGGTGGACCTGCTCGTCAAGGGCGACATGCAAGGGATCGGCCGCATGTACAAGGAGCTGACGGACCGCATCGTCCGCAGGGAACTGCCGGTCGAGCAGTTCGCGCGTCGGGAGCGTATCACTCAGCGGACGTTCAGCAGCGCCCAGCGGAAGAGGCTGGCGCTAGTTGCGCGGGGGCTTCGAGTCGGAGAGTACATCACCGTCTACGAGAAGGAGGACGGCACGCTCGGGCTGATCGAGGAGTACGCGCGAGACGAGGATACCGAGAAGGTACTCGACAAGCTCTACAAGTTCGCGTGCAGGTTACGAGAGGCGTTCGGCCCGGAGTTCGACACGCTCTTCCCGAATCCGAGCCGCTCGGCGCGCCTTCGGAAGGCGGAAGCTGCGGGACAGCAGAGCCTCTTCTAG
- a CDS encoding HD domain-containing protein, which produces MMPVSMQDSAGSHPPASPGKEAAIAAQLPFEGDNSRLFGDLIAALSYILDVQENPRLYHAWRVAAVAASMAEQIVPAQASDVFYAALLHDVGAMGSFSHIIHYPTLYSQTSRPEIVSHPQRGKEIILGIPGLELSAEFVADHHEWWNGAGYPSHKTSDDIPIGAQLIRIADSADMNRRFQPDTSVEQTLQTMGLMARVEVNPEVIEAFRKVVSDQNFFRQLVDETSLRTLIQHMESSVTGPIFRPNADVLGTMLTVFARVIDAKHGFTTGHSERVARYASELAQAMRLAHNEVVTVRFAGLLHDAGKVAVPLAIMNKPGPLGPVEFGKVKDHPKLTMDILKNIVHLSEFAWIAGHHHERWDGKGYPDGLAGEEIPLLSRILAVADAVDAITSPRSYKAEKSAPEMLAILHEGAGTQFDPQVVDAAHSAWQPAAREAA; this is translated from the coding sequence ATGATGCCGGTGTCAATGCAAGACAGCGCCGGGTCGCATCCCCCCGCGTCTCCCGGCAAAGAAGCCGCCATCGCGGCCCAGTTGCCGTTCGAGGGCGACAACTCCAGGCTCTTCGGCGATCTGATCGCCGCGCTCTCCTACATCCTCGACGTGCAGGAGAACCCCAGGCTCTACCACGCCTGGCGGGTCGCAGCCGTCGCGGCTTCGATGGCGGAGCAGATCGTCCCCGCCCAGGCATCGGATGTCTTCTACGCCGCTCTGCTTCACGACGTCGGCGCGATGGGTTCTTTCTCCCACATTATCCACTACCCGACGCTCTACAGCCAGACATCCAGGCCGGAGATCGTCTCGCATCCCCAGCGCGGCAAGGAGATCATTCTAGGCATTCCCGGGCTCGAACTTTCGGCCGAGTTCGTCGCCGACCACCACGAGTGGTGGAACGGCGCGGGTTACCCGTCTCATAAGACCTCCGACGACATCCCGATCGGCGCGCAGCTCATTCGGATCGCCGACAGCGCCGACATGAACCGGCGGTTTCAGCCCGATACCTCCGTCGAGCAGACCCTTCAGACGATGGGCCTCATGGCGCGCGTCGAGGTCAACCCGGAAGTGATCGAAGCGTTCAGAAAGGTCGTCTCCGACCAGAACTTCTTCCGCCAGCTGGTTGACGAAACGAGCCTCCGCACCCTCATCCAGCACATGGAGTCGAGCGTCACGGGCCCGATATTCCGTCCGAACGCGGACGTTCTCGGCACGATGCTGACCGTCTTCGCGCGGGTGATCGATGCCAAGCACGGGTTCACCACGGGGCACTCGGAGCGAGTCGCCCGATATGCATCCGAACTCGCGCAGGCGATGCGGCTGGCGCACAATGAGGTCGTTACCGTGCGGTTCGCGGGTCTCCTGCACGATGCCGGCAAGGTCGCCGTGCCGCTCGCGATCATGAACAAGCCGGGACCGCTCGGTCCGGTCGAGTTCGGCAAGGTGAAGGACCACCCAAAGCTTACGATGGACATCCTCAAGAACATCGTGCATCTGTCCGAGTTCGCCTGGATTGCGGGCCACCACCACGAGCGTTGGGACGGCAAGGGGTATCCGGACGGACTCGCCGGCGAGGAGATACCTCTTCTTTCGAGGATACTGGCGGTCGCCGATGCGGTTGACGCGATAACTTCTCCCAGGTCATACAAGGCTGAGAAATCTGCGCCGGAGATGCTCGCGATTCTGCACGAGGGAGCGGGGACGCAGTTCGATCCTCAGGTGGTGGATGCGGCCCATTCCGCCTGGCAGCCCGCCGCCCGCGAAGCGGCCTAG
- a CDS encoding thymidine phosphorylase has product MRIYDIILKKRDGGELTAEEIEAIVGGYARGEVSDAQAAAWLMAVCFRGMTPRETADLTMTMVHSGEVLDLSYIPGTKIDKHSTGGVGDKTTLVLVPLWAGAGVPVAKMSGRSLGHTGGTADKLEAIPGFRVALTPEEVISQVTRVGAVMATQTADLTPADKKLYALRDLTATVDCIPLIAASVMSKKIASCADAILLDVKVGSGAFMKTLKEARELASGMVEIGRQVGRETVAVITDMEQPLGRAVGNAVEVREAIEALNGGGPDDLVELCVNLGGLGLVLGRKAETPEEGERIISRMLSDGRGAAKLREIIEAQGGDPSVVDDPSLLPQAPLVRAVPAPESGFVTRLDAMDVAQAAVELGCGRSEAGCQPDLSAGIFLRAKIGDSVRSGEPLADIHATDDSSAGRAVGILLGAFDFGPSPIDRAPLVREVIRRR; this is encoded by the coding sequence ATGCGAATCTACGACATCATCCTCAAGAAGCGCGACGGCGGGGAGTTGACCGCCGAGGAGATCGAGGCCATCGTCGGCGGATACGCCCGGGGCGAAGTGTCTGACGCGCAGGCGGCGGCGTGGCTGATGGCCGTCTGCTTCCGAGGCATGACTCCGCGCGAGACCGCCGACCTCACGATGACTATGGTCCACTCCGGCGAGGTGCTCGACCTCAGTTACATCCCTGGCACCAAGATCGACAAGCACAGCACCGGTGGAGTGGGGGACAAGACAACTCTCGTCCTCGTGCCGCTCTGGGCTGGAGCGGGTGTTCCTGTCGCCAAGATGTCCGGCAGGTCGCTCGGCCATACCGGCGGGACAGCCGACAAGCTCGAAGCGATTCCGGGGTTCCGCGTGGCCTTGACTCCCGAGGAAGTCATCTCGCAGGTGACGCGCGTCGGGGCCGTCATGGCGACCCAGACCGCCGACCTCACGCCAGCCGACAAGAAGCTCTACGCCCTCCGCGACCTGACCGCGACCGTGGACTGCATCCCCCTGATCGCGGCAAGCGTGATGAGCAAGAAGATCGCTTCCTGCGCCGATGCAATCTTGCTCGATGTGAAAGTCGGCTCGGGTGCGTTCATGAAGACGCTCAAGGAAGCGAGAGAACTCGCGTCCGGGATGGTCGAGATCGGCAGGCAGGTCGGTCGGGAGACCGTCGCCGTCATCACGGATATGGAACAGCCGCTTGGACGCGCGGTCGGCAACGCGGTCGAGGTCCGGGAGGCCATTGAGGCGCTGAACGGCGGCGGGCCGGACGACTTAGTGGAGTTGTGCGTGAACCTGGGCGGTCTCGGGCTCGTTCTCGGCCGAAAGGCGGAGACCCCCGAGGAGGGCGAACGCATCATAAGCCGGATGCTGTCGGACGGCCGGGGCGCGGCGAAGCTCCGGGAGATCATCGAGGCCCAGGGGGGCGATCCGTCGGTTGTGGACGATCCCTCTCTGCTACCGCAGGCTCCGCTGGTGCGCGCCGTGCCCGCACCCGAATCGGGATTCGTCACCCGTCTCGACGCGATGGACGTTGCTCAGGCCGCCGTGGAACTCGGGTGCGGCCGCTCGGAAGCCGGATGTCAGCCCGACCTCTCCGCAGGCATCTTTCTGCGCGCAAAGATCGGCGACTCAGTCCGTTCGGGCGAGCCGCTTGCCGACATCCATGCCACGGATGATTCCTCGGCAGGCCGCGCGGTGGGTATTCTGCTCGGGGCATTCGATTTTGGGCCGTCGCCGATCGACCGCGCCCCTCTGGTGCGCGAGGTAATCCGCCGCCGGTAG
- a CDS encoding glycoside hydrolase family 130 protein yields MKAVRFAQNPLITPADVPPTRPEFEVVCVFNAGVAKYGDEIILLLRVAEWARGDEKVVRVPVLEAGGICIREFSKEDGSMDFRDPRAIITPKGTLLTSISHLRVARSRDGVNFTVDPNPALWPDRASEAYGLEDPRVTEIAGTYYIAYKSVAPNGICVSLATTTDWQHFEKKGIIFAPENLDVAIFPEKVNGRFVALHRPVPRMFGAPNMWVAYSPDLMAWGEHHFLMGIREDAWDSGRIGAGAVPIKTERGWLEIYHGSTPENHYCLGALLLAPDEPHEIIARGTEPILSPEQPYEIDGFVPNVCFSCGAIAEDDRLVIYYGGADTVMAGCEISISELLESLVIG; encoded by the coding sequence ATGAAAGCGGTTCGGTTTGCGCAGAACCCATTGATCACGCCGGCGGACGTGCCGCCGACCAGACCTGAGTTCGAGGTCGTCTGCGTCTTCAACGCCGGCGTGGCGAAATACGGGGACGAGATCATCCTGCTGCTCAGGGTCGCGGAGTGGGCGCGCGGTGACGAGAAAGTCGTCCGCGTACCCGTGCTGGAGGCCGGCGGAATATGCATCCGCGAGTTCTCGAAGGAAGACGGGAGCATGGACTTCCGCGATCCGAGGGCGATCATAACCCCCAAAGGCACGCTGCTGACCTCGATCTCTCACCTGAGAGTCGCGCGGAGCAGGGACGGTGTCAACTTCACCGTTGACCCGAATCCCGCGCTCTGGCCCGACCGCGCGTCCGAGGCCTACGGGCTCGAGGATCCGCGGGTGACGGAGATCGCGGGGACATACTACATCGCATACAAGAGCGTCGCGCCGAACGGGATATGCGTCAGCCTGGCGACGACGACGGACTGGCAGCATTTCGAAAAGAAGGGTATCATCTTTGCGCCTGAGAACCTCGACGTCGCCATATTCCCAGAGAAGGTGAACGGCCGTTTCGTCGCGCTGCATCGGCCGGTGCCGCGGATGTTCGGCGCGCCGAATATGTGGGTCGCTTACTCGCCCGACCTGATGGCCTGGGGCGAGCATCACTTCCTGATGGGCATACGCGAGGACGCATGGGACAGCGGGCGCATCGGGGCAGGCGCTGTGCCGATCAAGACGGAGCGAGGCTGGCTGGAGATATACCACGGCTCCACGCCGGAAAACCACTACTGCCTGGGTGCGCTGCTGCTCGCGCCGGACGAACCCCACGAGATAATCGCGCGCGGTACGGAGCCGATACTGAGCCCCGAGCAACCCTACGAGATAGACGGTTTCGTGCCGAATGTCTGCTTCTCTTGCGGCGCGATCGCGGAGGATGATCGTCTCGTGATCTACTACGGCGGCGCGGACACCGTTATGGCCGGATGCGAGATCAGCATAAGCGAGTTGCTGGAAAGCCTCGTAATCGGTTAG
- a CDS encoding Gfo/Idh/MocA family oxidoreductase — translation MPVRIAIVGAGKFGEVHLKTFKQLEMLGVAELKGFSTIKQDEIDLYEPQYGVKGYLDYREMLEKEDIDGVTVVTPDFLHREIVVYAANQGKHILCEKPLDVTVEGCTEMIEAAKKSNVLLQVDFHKRYDPDHMAVEAGVGAGKIGTPLYGHCYMEDRIEVPVDWFAHWAPHGSPVWFLGSHFVDLVRWIIKSDGDSVYATGSKKKLLGEFGIDMYDSASAKVVFKNGASFSFDVSWIIPRKFEAIVNQGMRIVGTDGLWEVDSQDRGDRSCFQDEGMRTWNNNFMREEKDKHGRTVYRGYGVESIADFAYNVEFLKSGGSLDSLAGKYPSGEDGREVTRICAAIHQSMETGEIVKL, via the coding sequence ATGCCGGTCAGGATAGCAATAGTCGGCGCCGGGAAGTTCGGCGAGGTTCACCTGAAGACGTTCAAGCAGCTCGAGATGCTGGGGGTCGCCGAACTTAAGGGGTTCAGCACCATCAAGCAGGACGAGATTGACCTCTACGAGCCGCAATATGGCGTCAAGGGATACCTCGACTACAGGGAGATGCTCGAGAAGGAGGACATTGACGGCGTCACGGTCGTCACCCCGGACTTCCTTCACCGCGAGATAGTCGTCTACGCCGCGAATCAGGGCAAGCACATCCTGTGCGAGAAGCCTCTCGATGTGACCGTCGAGGGCTGTACCGAGATGATCGAGGCTGCGAAGAAAAGCAACGTCCTGCTGCAGGTTGACTTCCACAAACGGTATGATCCCGACCACATGGCGGTCGAAGCCGGAGTCGGCGCCGGGAAGATCGGCACCCCGCTCTACGGCCACTGCTACATGGAGGACCGGATCGAGGTGCCAGTGGACTGGTTCGCGCACTGGGCGCCGCACGGTTCGCCGGTATGGTTCCTCGGCAGCCACTTCGTAGACCTCGTCCGCTGGATCATCAAGTCGGACGGCGACTCGGTCTACGCCACCGGGAGCAAGAAGAAGCTGCTCGGTGAGTTCGGGATAGACATGTACGACTCGGCAAGCGCGAAAGTGGTCTTCAAGAACGGCGCGTCGTTCTCGTTCGACGTCTCCTGGATCATCCCCCGCAAGTTCGAAGCGATAGTGAACCAGGGAATGCGGATCGTCGGCACGGACGGCCTCTGGGAGGTTGACAGCCAGGACCGTGGCGACCGGTCGTGTTTCCAGGACGAGGGAATGCGCACCTGGAACAACAACTTCATGCGCGAGGAGAAAGACAAGCACGGGCGAACCGTCTACAGAGGCTACGGCGTTGAGAGCATCGCCGACTTCGCGTATAACGTCGAGTTTCTGAAAAGCGGAGGGAGCCTCGATTCTCTGGCGGGCAAGTATCCGTCGGGCGAGGACGGCCGCGAGGTAACACGCATCTGCGCGGCGATTCACCAGAGCATGGAGACAGGGGAGATAGTGAAGCTATGA
- a CDS encoding aspartate aminotransferase family protein, translating to MIPNIKTDLPGPNARKYIEMSRQYEPNSMSDQVPAVWQRAEGAVVEDVDGNTFIDFTSGVLVTNIGHCHPKQVAAIREQAGDVMNSYDFVNPWRARLAKKLVDITCDNLDKAFILSTGAEATESAMKVARRYTGKYEIIAFHGAFHGRTYMAMSVGGKQGVKRGFGPMVPGVLHAPNAYCYRCAFEQTYPDCNFTCLRYLDRLIDTESTGNVGALITESYQGGAGSIIPPGDYMQRLKKWCEERDIVFILDEVQSSFGRTGKMFAYEHWGIKPNLLCLGKGIGSGVPISALVGESRIFDVLEPGSMSSTSGGNPLCSRAALTSIEVIEEENLVEKSAALGQVMLDRLNDMMRKYEMVGDVRSMGLVAGVEIVRDKAARTPDAEATRKIIEAAYQGGLMMIAPIGFHGNVIRIAPPLVITEELLNKGLDIMEDAIKRMS from the coding sequence ATGATACCGAACATCAAGACCGATCTGCCCGGGCCGAACGCCCGGAAGTACATAGAGATGTCCCGGCAGTACGAGCCCAACTCGATGTCCGACCAGGTGCCTGCTGTCTGGCAGAGAGCCGAGGGAGCGGTCGTCGAGGATGTAGACGGAAACACGTTCATTGACTTCACGTCCGGCGTATTGGTGACGAACATCGGCCACTGCCATCCGAAGCAGGTGGCGGCTATCCGGGAGCAGGCCGGGGACGTCATGAACTCCTACGATTTCGTCAACCCCTGGAGGGCGCGGCTCGCGAAGAAGCTCGTGGACATCACGTGTGACAACCTCGACAAGGCGTTCATCCTCTCGACCGGCGCGGAAGCAACCGAGTCGGCGATGAAGGTCGCGCGACGATACACCGGCAAGTACGAGATCATTGCCTTCCACGGCGCTTTCCACGGCCGGACCTACATGGCGATGAGCGTCGGCGGCAAGCAGGGCGTCAAGCGGGGCTTCGGGCCGATGGTGCCCGGCGTACTGCACGCGCCGAACGCCTACTGCTACCGGTGCGCGTTCGAGCAGACCTATCCTGACTGCAACTTCACCTGCCTTCGCTACCTCGACCGCCTGATTGACACAGAGAGCACCGGCAACGTCGGAGCGCTGATTACCGAATCGTATCAGGGCGGCGCCGGCTCGATCATCCCTCCCGGCGACTACATGCAGCGACTGAAGAAGTGGTGCGAGGAGCGCGACATCGTATTCATCCTCGACGAGGTGCAGTCGTCGTTCGGTCGCACGGGCAAGATGTTCGCCTACGAGCACTGGGGGATCAAGCCGAATCTGCTCTGCCTGGGGAAAGGCATCGGGAGCGGCGTGCCGATCTCCGCGCTCGTCGGCGAGTCGAGAATCTTCGACGTCCTCGAACCGGGCAGTATGTCCAGCACGAGCGGCGGCAATCCGCTCTGCTCGCGAGCCGCGCTGACCTCGATCGAAGTCATCGAGGAGGAGAACCTCGTCGAGAAGTCGGCGGCGCTCGGGCAGGTGATGCTCGACCGCCTCAACGACATGATGCGGAAGTACGAGATGGTCGGTGACGTCCGCAGCATGGGTCTGGTCGCCGGAGTGGAGATCGTGAGGGACAAGGCTGCCAGGACGCCGGACGCCGAGGCGACGCGAAAGATCATCGAGGCTGCTTACCAGGGAGGCCTGATGATGATCGCGCCTATCGGCTTCCATGGCAACGTGATCCGGATCGCGCCGCCGCTAGTGATCACCGAGGAGCTTCTCAATAAGGGTCTTGATATCATGGAAGACGCAATCAAGAGAATGAGCTGA